Genomic segment of Paenibacillaceae bacterium GAS479:
AGCGGAGCCGCCAGCAGAGTCGCCTTCGACGATGAACAGTTCATTGCGCGTAGAGTCTTTGGATTGCGCTGGCGTCAGCTTGCCGCCGAGATTGGACGATTCGCTGCGCTTTTTGCCGCTGCGAATTTCCTCACGTGCTTTGCGAGCCGCCTCACGCGCCTTCGACGCTTGAATCGCTTTTTTGAGCAGCATCTGGCCGACTTGCGGATTCTCCTCCATGAAAACAGCCATTTTGTCCGCTACAACCGCATCCACGGCGCTGCGGGCACTGGAGCTGCCCAGCTGATCCTTCGTCTGACCGACGAACTCCACTTCAGACATCTTGATGTTGATGACGCACATCATGCCTTCGCGCAAGTCGCCGCCTTCGAGGTTTTTGTCCTTCTCCTTGAGCATCGCCGCACGCCGAGCGTAATCGTTGAGGATACGTGTGTAGGCCGTCTTGAAGCCGGTCTCATGCGTACCTCCGCCGCGTGTTGGAATCGAGTTGACGAAGCTGACAATCGTCTCGGTGTAGCCGTCATTGTATTGCAGGGCCACCTCAACCTCGATCTCGTCCTTCTCCGCGCTAAAATGAACCGCCTCATGAAGAACCGACTTCTCCTCGTTGAGGAACTCAACGAACTGTTTGGCGCCTCCCTCGTAGAAGTAGACGTTCTCATGTCCGCTCCGCTCATCCTTAAGGATTACTTTGAGTCCGGAGTTCAGGAACGCGATCTCCTGCAGCCGGTCGCCAAGCGTGTCGAAGTTCAGCGCAATATTACCGTGAAACACGCGGCTGTCCGGCTTAAAGGTTACCTTTGTGCCCGTCTGGCGCGTCGTACCCGTAACGACAAGTCCGGTGACAGGCTCACCTACATGCTCTTTGCCTTTTTTATCAACCCAGTACTCAAAGCGTTGTTTATGTATTTTGCCATCGCGGTAGATTTCCACCTCGAGCCATTCCGACAGAGCGTTGGTTACAGACGCACCAACCCCGTGCAAACCGCCGGATTTCTTGTATCCGCCGCCGCCAAACTTGCCGCCAGCATGCAGAATCGTAAATACGACCTGCGGTGTCGGGATGCCGCTTTTATGCATTCCGGTTGGAATGCCTCGGCCATTATCATGTACAGTCACCGATCCGTTTTTGTGCAGCGTCACACTGATTTCTGTACAGAACTTGGCCAGATGCTCATCGACCGCGTTATCTACAATTTCCCATACCAGGTGATGCAGGCCCGAGTTCGTTGTACTACCAATGTACATACCCGGGCGCTTGCGTACTGCGGTAAGTCCTTCTAGAATCTGGATGTCATCCGCATCATAGGAAGGGCCCTTCGCTGTATTTGCCGATTCGGTTGCGTAAAGGTCCAGATGTTCGGCCATACGCGTCCCCCTTTTCTCATTGCCCTAATTCCGACTGAGGGGCAGCACGGTGTGTCGTGCGACTCCCTCCGGGAACAACTCACGCTATTTTAATTCAATATATCCTGTTTCGTAAAGACACCGAACGACACGATGAGCGCGCCGAGCATCCAAATCCCAAGCACAGAAAGCGAGAAAACGATGTCCATGCCTGCAATCGGCGGAGGTGTTCCCTCCAAATAATCGGTCAAATCGATATTGACGGAGAAAATATATTTGGCCGTCTCCCAGGAGGAAGCCATGCCTGCCAAAATGCTGCCTGAGATGACAGCCGCCATCATCGTCACGATGCTTGCCGCCGTGCTGCGCACAAGCACCGACACCATAAGCGCCAAAATCGCAATTGTCATACAGGATACCCAAAATCAGGCCGCTCTGCATGATGACAAACTGCCACTGCGGTACCGGATGCACACCGCTGGCATCGATAGAACCGCTGTTGATGACGAAGCCAGTGAATACCGGCATGGTCCAGCCGCCATAACCGAATACTAATCCCGATATGAGATAACATACCGCACCCGTTGTAATAATAGCCAAGGAAACATATAGTGTCAGCGCGATTAGTTTGCTAAATAGAATTTTCCAACGCTTGACGGGCCGGGTTAACAGCATTTTGATTGTTCCACTTGTGCGCTCTCCGGAAACGAGATCGGAAGCAAGAGCCAGAATAAGCAGCGGGAAGAACAAGGATACGGAGCTTGCCATAAATTGCCGAGTAAAAGTTGCCGCATCCGGACTGTTCGGATTGACGTCATGATCGAGGTAATATTGCAGCTGCTGTACCTTGATGCGGTCGTACTTCTTCCATTCCTCCGGCATCCGGTCGCTTGCCAGCGTATTCTGCAAATCAGTGATCTGCTGCTGAATCTGGTTGCGCCAATCTTTGAAATTATCGGCATTTGTCTGCGACATCCGCATCTGAGCGTAGGTAAAGAGCGGAATTAACACTAACAGGATAAGAAGAATAACATAGAATCGCTTCTTTTTCCAAATTTTTAACGTCTCGTTCTGAATGAGCGGCAATATATCCATCATACTTGTCCATCCTCCGTCAGCTGCAGGAACAGCTCTTCCAGTGTCGGAGCGACACGCTGCACAGCAGTGATCGAGATCCCTCCGGCGACGAGCTTCTCAATAAGCTCTGGGATGAGGTCTTCACGGACTGTGCTCACAACAGCGCCGGGCAAATACGCAAGCGCGCTGTCATCCATCCGGTACTGACCTTCCTCATACAGCTTTACTTCAGGTTGCGCGGCTAGAATCCGGCGTGTCCCCTCTTGGTTATCCGTCTGCCAAAGCACGTAGGAACCCGCCTGGTCCACCAGCTCATCGACCCGTCCGACCGATAACACCCGGCCTCCACTGATGATGGCAACACGGTCACACATCAGTTGAATTTCACTGAGCAAATGGCTCGAGATGAACAGGCTTAGGCCCGTCTCGACAGCATACGGATGAACTCGCGTAGCTCCTTGATCCCCTTAGGATCGAGCCCGTTGGTCGGCTCGTCCAAAATGAGCAGCTTCGGACGACCTAGCAGCGCTTGAGCGATACCGAGACGTTGTCGCATGCCGAGCGAATAGGTGCCGACCTTTTCATGGATGCGCTCATCCAGTCTCACAATAGAGACAACTTCGGCAATCCGGGCTTTATCCACGCCTCTCAGCATCCGGGCAAACTGCTCAAGGTTCTCCCAACCGGTCAATAAGTATACATCTCCGGGTTTTCCACGATGCAGCCGACCTCGGCCAGCGCCTTCTCCGGATGCCGGGTTACGCTATGTCCGCCGATCAAAATTTCGCCTTCCGTCGGTTTGATCAGATCAACCAGCATACGAATCGTTGTCGTTTTACCGGAACCGTTTGGCCCTAGGAAGCCGAATATTTCGCCTGGATACACCTGAAAGCCGACCTCATGAATAATCCATTTGCGGCCAATCTTCTTTTTTAAACCCCGAACATCCAGTACAGGCTGCCCCGTCGTTTTATCCACACGGCCTTGCATAGCTTCAGAGAAGGCAGCAGGGGTTATTTTTGCACGTTCGCGCACGGGATAATCTATCGTCATGTTGCTACTCTCCTTTGCTCTCCTCATCCATATCGGCAATCCCTCTAAAAAGTTAATAATCAGGTTCAGAGCCTGAATGATCCGCTGGGCAATCCGTTGATATCCCTGTTGGTTAGGGTGGAATTGGTCAGAAGCTATATAATCCGCGGAGCGTTGCTGAAAAAGATCCATGATCGGCACGAGCACCGCTCGTTCATCCGTGCCAAGAATTTCATATGCTTCATCATTCCATTGTTGCACAGCCGCGCTGCCTCCCCGCAGCTCGGGAATGTCGTAAAACGGATTATAAAGTCCAGTGTAGACCCAAAGTGGCATCGGGGATTGATCTGACGGATCTTCGTAATAACGCTGCGCAGGGAATCCGCGGCCGATGGAATAGTTGCTTCAATCTCCTCGATGTCGATATCACCGGAGCCTCCATCTTCTCTCGCTTCCAGCACAGGCCGGAACAGATCATTGCCGCCGATCGTCAGCAAAATAAGATTTGCTTCCCGGATCGGGTATTCCAGTCCTTTGTCATTACGCAGCATTTCGTCAAGCTCAGCTGCCGTCAATCCGTTTACAGCCAAATTGTTGATCTGCTGCACCGGCTTTCCAGTCTCTTCGCCAAGCCGCTCCAACACCGTTTTTACATAACCGCGTCCGCTGTTGTCTCCAGTCCCTTTAGTTAAGGAGTCCCCCAGTGCGGTGACACGAATTTCCTCCGCCTGCTGGAAATTCCCTCCTGACTCCACTGACTTCACAGGTGCTTGCTCAGTCTGCTGTGCCGCAGGTGTCACTACAAGCAGATCATGCATCGCATAAGCAAAGCCCCCGGCCAGTAATAACGTTGATGCCAGCGCAGTCGTACCCAGGACACGCCATAATTTGCCGGATGGTATCATCTCTCTTCGGCTCCCCTTGCCAGTAAATTGTTAAACTTTAGTATAGGCATCATTCTTTTAAAAATAAGCCTTGCGACATCATTTTGCAAATAACAACAAAAAAAGAAGCAGACATAATGTCCGCTTCCAGTCTTGCTTTAATTGCATGTTCAAAAAGGTCGCCTTTCAGCATCGAGAAGGTTGTATGAACGGGAAGAAGGAGGAGCGGAAAGTAGGCAAACCTACATGAGCACCGGACTTCGAAGGTGAATACAAGATTCGATGTCGAGTTCTCTACCTGCTTTACATCGTGATCAATGGTGGCCTTTTTGAACAACCTCTTTAATTGTATTGGATGGATAAGGACTCTGCTGCCTCTCTCGCGGCAGCTCTTGCACTTTCTGTGTCTGAAGCTGTGCTTAACGCTACAGCCATGCGCCTGCCTTTGCGCGTCTCCGGCTTACCGAAAACTCGCACTTGGGTAGCGGGAACAGCCAGCGCTTGCTGGAGCCCAGTGATGCGGAAATCCTTGTGGTCACGGGTAGCCTTGAGCGTATGGCTAGCACCAGGCGACAGCAGACGCACGCCTGGGATCGGCAAGCCGAGAATGGCCCGCACATGCAGGGCGAACTCGGACAGATCCTGGGTGACCATCGTCACCATCCCTGTATCATGCGGACGAGGCGATACTTCACTAAACAAGACGCCTCGCTCAGTCAGAAACAACTCAACGCCGTAAAGGCCGTAGCCTCCCTAGCGCGTCCGTAATTGCCAGCGCGATCTCTTCCGCTTGACGCCGCTGCTGCTCGCTCATGGGATGCGGCTGCCAGGACTCTATGTAGTCGCCATCTTTTTGGACATGGCCGATCGGTTCGCAGAACACCGTGCCAGATACCGAACGGACGGTCAACAATGTAATTTCGGAATGAAATTGGACAAACCCTTCCACGATGACCCGTTTCTTTTTGGCGCGGCCGCCTTCCATCGCATAGCTCCAGCAGCTTGCAATCTCAGCCTCAGAGCCGCACACACTTTGGCCCTTGCCGGAGGAGCTCATTATCGGCTTGATGACGCAAGGCATGCCAAGCTCCATAACGGCATCCCTCATTTCCTCAAGCGAATCCGCAAACCGATATGAAGCGGTAGGCAGCCGCAACGTTTCAGCAGCGAGTCGGCGAATGCCTTCGCGGTCCATCGTCAGACGGGCAGCACGCGCTGTTGGCACGACTTTGAAGCCCTCCTGCTCAAGCT
This window contains:
- a CDS encoding topoisomerase-4 subunit B (partial gene), yielding MAEHLDLYATESANTAKGPSYDADDIQILEGLTAVRKRPGMYIGSTTNSGLHHLVWEIVDNAVDEHLAKFCTEISVTLHKNGSVTVHDNGRGIPTGMHKSGIPTPQVVFTILHAGGKFGGGGYKKSGGLHGVGASVTNALSEWLEVEIYRDGKIHKQRFEYWVDKKGKEHVGEPVTGLVVTGTTRQTGTKVTFKPDSRVFHGNIALNFDTLGDRLQEIAFLNSGLKVILKDERSGHENVYFYEGGAKQFVEFLNEEKSVLHEAVHFSAEKDEIEVEVALQYNDGYTETIVSFVNSIPTRGGGTHETGFKTAYTRILNDYARRAAMLKEKDKNLEGGDLREGMMCVINIKMSEVEFVGQTKDQLGSSSARSAVDAVVADKMAVFMEENPQVGQMLLKKAIQASKAREAARKAREEIRSGKKRSESSNLGGKLTPAQSKDSTRNELFIVEGDSAGGSA
- a CDS encoding ABC-2 family transporter protein, coding for MMDILPLIQNETLKIWKKKRFYVILLILLVLIPLFTYAQMRMSQTNADNFKDWRNQIQQQITDLQNTLASDRMPEEWKKYDRIKVQQLQYYLDHDVNPNSPDAATFTRQFMASSVSLFFPLLILALASDLVSGERTSGTIKMLLTRPVKRWKILFSKLIALTLYVSLAIITTGAVCYLISGLVFGYGGWTMPVFTGFVINSGSIDASGVHPVPQWQFVIMQSGLILGILYDNCDFGAYGVGACAQHGGKHRDDDGGCHLRQHFGRHGFLLGDGQIYFLRQYRFDRLFGGNTSADCRHGHRFLAFCAWDLDARRAHRVVRCLYETGYIELK